A single genomic interval of Mesotoga infera harbors:
- a CDS encoding class I SAM-dependent methyltransferase: MPNLCLYAGSTNPELYELQNELIDPERKIEKVMEEFCDLDGSVIVDVGAGSGFHSHMYASTASMVYAVEPNSAMLKQLISRQARDFRSNFSVVKGFAEDLPLKSDLADIVHARLAYFFGPPMKYTESCEEGIEEVKRVLKTDGYFFNIQNNYSSGKYADFLELSYGRDLKSLQKEISEYFLSKGFLERVVRTKWKAKNREEIEKALTLEFPIEKVGQIMKAFSGNEFSHDFSIFIFRKTSSVERV, translated from the coding sequence ATGCCAAATCTCTGCCTCTACGCCGGTTCAACAAACCCGGAGTTGTACGAGCTTCAGAATGAATTGATCGACCCGGAAAGGAAAATAGAGAAGGTCATGGAAGAGTTCTGCGATTTGGATGGCAGTGTAATTGTCGATGTTGGGGCAGGATCAGGCTTTCACTCACATATGTACGCAAGCACTGCTTCTATGGTTTACGCCGTGGAGCCGAATTCGGCAATGCTAAAACAATTGATTTCAAGGCAAGCCCGTGACTTCAGATCGAACTTCTCTGTGGTTAAGGGATTTGCTGAGGATCTACCCTTGAAATCTGATCTGGCAGATATCGTGCACGCGAGACTTGCGTATTTCTTTGGTCCGCCCATGAAATACACAGAGAGTTGCGAAGAGGGGATCGAAGAAGTCAAGAGGGTACTGAAGACTGACGGGTATTTCTTCAATATTCAGAACAATTACTCTTCCGGCAAGTATGCGGATTTCCTCGAGCTCTCATACGGTCGGGATCTGAAAAGCCTCCAAAAAGAGATTTCCGAATACTTCTTATCAAAGGGCTTCTTAGAAAGGGTTGTAAGGACGAAATGGAAAGCAAAAAACCGTGAGGAAATTGAAAAGGCTCTCACGCTCGAATTCCCAATCGAGAAGGTGGGGCAAATTATGAAGGCCTTCTCCGGCAACGAGTTCTCACACGACTTTTCAATATTCATCTTCAGGAAAACATCCAGCGTCGAAAGAGTTTAG